In a genomic window of Aeromicrobium panaciterrae:
- a CDS encoding GNAT family N-acetyltransferase, with product MGIIETERLILRPFTHDDAPRVLDIQSRLDVIRWLSDPPFIPMPDLDEARAWIDNWNTGDIGPLNCGYAIEVRDTGVLAGTAMIVQVPYPINDERQVGWHLHPDSSGHGYATEAAVAVIDQAFVAGLDEIWCGMYPDNEASARVARRLGLVERGLVPDPWYLGYSRYFTATRDEWAKR from the coding sequence GTGGGAATCATTGAGACCGAGCGCCTGATCCTGCGTCCCTTCACGCACGATGACGCTCCACGGGTGCTCGACATCCAGAGCCGTCTCGACGTAATCCGGTGGCTGAGTGATCCGCCGTTCATACCGATGCCTGATCTCGACGAGGCTCGCGCCTGGATCGACAACTGGAACACCGGCGACATTGGGCCGCTCAACTGCGGATATGCGATCGAGGTACGCGACACCGGAGTTCTGGCCGGCACCGCGATGATCGTCCAGGTTCCCTACCCGATCAACGACGAACGGCAGGTCGGCTGGCATCTGCACCCCGACTCCTCGGGTCACGGCTATGCGACCGAGGCGGCAGTCGCCGTGATCGACCAGGCGTTTGTGGCGGGACTCGATGAGATCTGGTGCGGGATGTACCCCGACAACGAGGCGTCAGCGCGTGTCGCTCGCCGACTCGGTCTGGTCGAACGCGGACTCGTCCCGGATCCCTGGTACCTGGGCTATTCGCGCTACTTCACAGCCACCCGCGACGAGTGGGCCAAGCGATGA
- a CDS encoding GNAT family N-acetyltransferase, translating to MIETERLVLRLYTHDDADRLFDMMRRIEVAKWSGEGVPMKTIDEAHTRIDRMPSRAGDRPEAGVFAVERKDNGVVAGMAVLVPIPASKDVDREDEEIGWHLHPDSWGNGFATEAASALVARGFAAGLTELYAVTKPDNGPSQAVCRRLGMEDLGLRTDWYDQELRAFCLKGPGEPVK from the coding sequence ATGATCGAGACTGAGCGCCTCGTCTTGCGCCTCTACACGCATGACGACGCCGATCGGCTGTTCGACATGATGCGTCGCATCGAGGTGGCCAAATGGAGTGGCGAGGGCGTTCCGATGAAGACGATCGACGAAGCTCACACGCGAATCGATCGGATGCCGAGCCGCGCGGGCGACCGCCCCGAAGCCGGCGTGTTCGCCGTTGAACGCAAGGACAACGGTGTCGTCGCCGGCATGGCTGTGCTTGTGCCCATTCCTGCGAGCAAGGATGTCGACCGCGAGGACGAGGAGATTGGGTGGCACCTACATCCTGATTCGTGGGGCAATGGCTTCGCCACCGAGGCGGCAAGCGCGCTCGTTGCCCGGGGATTTGCGGCCGGTTTGACCGAGCTCTACGCCGTGACTAAGCCCGACAACGGTCCGTCGCAGGCCGTTTGTCGGCGGCTCGGTATGGAGGACCTTGGCCTGCGTACGGACTGGTACGACCAAGAGCTCCGTGCCTTCTGTCTGAAGGGTCCCGGCGAGCCCGTAAAGTAG
- a CDS encoding DUF6542 domain-containing protein produces MAAHDEGMDAHPVESPSRPQRAGHDLNAREAIRIAVIAMAALTGLDLTDGSLGFLFSLSFVLIVVTVAMAVDLESLFQAGVFPPALMIGALAVVSMFWADAIQVNGLSDDAGFIGRLIASTIDHGKTLVLGHGLALGIIALRIMTAPDRQPNTSSM; encoded by the coding sequence GTGGCGGCGCATGATGAAGGTATGGACGCGCACCCGGTCGAGTCGCCCTCACGCCCACAGCGTGCAGGGCACGATCTGAATGCTCGCGAGGCGATCCGCATCGCGGTCATCGCCATGGCGGCGCTCACCGGTCTCGACCTGACCGACGGCAGCCTCGGCTTCCTGTTCTCACTCAGCTTCGTACTGATTGTCGTGACCGTCGCGATGGCGGTCGATCTCGAGTCGCTGTTCCAGGCTGGCGTGTTCCCACCAGCTCTGATGATTGGCGCGTTGGCTGTGGTCTCGATGTTCTGGGCCGACGCGATCCAGGTCAACGGGCTCTCCGACGATGCAGGCTTCATTGGTCGCCTCATCGCCTCGACGATCGATCACGGCAAGACGTTGGTGCTGGGTCACGGCCTTGCGCTCGGCATCATCGCCCTGCGCATCATGACTGCTCCGGATCGTCAGCCCAATACTTCGTCGATGTAG
- a CDS encoding Na+/H+ antiporter, translating to MDIALTLVTLLAIAVAVSAAAGRLGMSAPLVLIVVGIVGSYLPFVPDFELTPELVLIGLLPPLLYAASIQTSLVDFRANRRPIALLSVGLVLFTTAGVGLLVWWLLDVPLAVALALGAVVAPPDAVAATSIARRVGLPRRVVTILEGESLVNDATAIVTLRASIAAIGGTVSVWEVGASFVLSAIGGALIGLLVAIVVGKIRKLIQDDVTDVAVSLLTPWIAYLPAEEIHIPGVEGHPSGVLAVVVAGIILGHKSPIIQSASSRLFERTNWSTISYVLENAIFLLIGLQVRSIVDDLGESTVSGPRIAVSCAAVLAAVILLRILWVFPATYAARMIPKIRDAEPRPSPRVVFLVAWTGMRGVVTLAAVFLLPEHTEKREVLVLMAFVVTIGTLLIQGLTIPTLVRLLKVPGPDRHEDHLQEATVYQAVADEGMKFLDEEVEGTVSDSVMHRLRERATDRTNAVWERLGGSATPSAQYSRLRAAMLARERDELLRIRALGSVDQSILARVMNALDVEESILDRMYEDETTANRETELRPTYEQGGPCEHLSAAVVVPPPVTPTGCEECLADGDEWVHLRLCMECGHVGCCDSSPNTHATKHFHESGHAVMRSFEPGEAWRWCYIDEVLG from the coding sequence GTGGACATTGCGCTAACCCTCGTCACCCTGCTGGCGATCGCAGTTGCCGTGAGCGCAGCCGCCGGTCGGCTGGGGATGTCGGCGCCGCTCGTACTGATCGTCGTCGGGATCGTCGGGTCCTATCTGCCGTTCGTACCGGACTTCGAGCTGACTCCTGAGCTCGTGTTGATCGGGCTGTTGCCGCCGCTGTTGTATGCCGCCTCGATTCAGACCTCGCTGGTTGATTTCCGCGCCAACCGGCGGCCGATTGCGCTGCTCAGCGTTGGCTTGGTCCTGTTCACCACTGCCGGCGTTGGTTTGCTCGTGTGGTGGCTGCTCGACGTACCGCTGGCGGTCGCGCTTGCACTCGGTGCGGTCGTCGCGCCGCCGGATGCCGTGGCTGCGACGTCGATTGCTCGCCGCGTGGGACTCCCGCGCCGAGTCGTCACGATCCTTGAGGGCGAGAGCCTCGTGAACGACGCGACCGCGATCGTCACCTTGCGCGCGTCGATCGCTGCGATCGGCGGAACGGTCAGTGTCTGGGAGGTCGGCGCAAGCTTCGTGCTGTCCGCGATTGGAGGGGCGCTGATCGGCCTTCTTGTCGCGATCGTTGTCGGCAAAATCCGCAAGCTGATTCAGGACGACGTCACCGATGTCGCTGTCTCGCTGCTGACGCCCTGGATCGCCTATCTCCCCGCGGAGGAGATTCACATCCCCGGAGTCGAGGGCCACCCATCAGGTGTGCTCGCCGTGGTGGTCGCCGGAATCATCCTTGGCCACAAGTCACCGATCATTCAGTCGGCATCGTCTCGGCTCTTCGAGCGTACGAATTGGTCCACCATCTCGTACGTACTCGAGAACGCCATCTTCCTTCTGATCGGGCTGCAAGTGCGCTCGATCGTGGACGACCTTGGTGAGAGCACCGTGTCGGGCCCGCGCATTGCGGTCTCGTGCGCAGCCGTGCTTGCGGCCGTGATCCTGCTGCGAATCCTGTGGGTGTTCCCCGCGACGTACGCGGCACGCATGATCCCCAAGATCCGGGATGCCGAACCACGGCCTTCTCCTCGGGTCGTCTTCCTCGTGGCGTGGACCGGTATGCGCGGTGTCGTGACTCTGGCGGCGGTGTTCCTGCTGCCCGAGCACACCGAGAAGCGTGAGGTGTTGGTCCTGATGGCGTTTGTCGTCACGATCGGCACGCTCCTCATCCAGGGTCTGACGATCCCGACGCTCGTCCGTCTGCTCAAGGTGCCGGGGCCCGATCGGCATGAAGACCACCTGCAGGAGGCGACGGTCTATCAGGCGGTGGCCGACGAGGGCATGAAGTTCCTGGACGAAGAGGTCGAGGGCACGGTGTCTGATTCGGTCATGCACCGTCTTCGCGAGCGCGCTACGGATCGTACGAACGCCGTGTGGGAGCGACTTGGCGGCTCAGCGACACCCAGCGCGCAGTACTCACGTCTGCGGGCGGCCATGCTCGCCCGTGAACGTGACGAGCTGCTGCGCATACGGGCGCTCGGAAGCGTGGACCAGTCGATCCTGGCTCGTGTCATGAATGCGCTCGATGTCGAAGAGTCGATACTTGATCGCATGTACGAGGACGAGACGACGGCCAACCGCGAGACCGAGCTGCGGCCAACGTACGAGCAAGGCGGCCCGTGCGAGCACCTCTCAGCGGCAGTCGTCGTACCGCCACCCGTGACGCCGACGGGTTGCGAAGAATGCCTCGCGGACGGCGACGAGTGGGTGCACCTGCGTCTATGTATGGAGTGTGGCCACGTCGGTTGCTGTGACTCGTCGCCGAATACGCACGCAACCAAGCATTTCCACGAGTCGGGACACGCCGTGATGCGCAGCTTCGAACCCGGTGAAGCCTGGCGCTGGTGCTACATCGACGAAGTATTGGGCTGA